A genomic segment from Bryobacteraceae bacterium encodes:
- a CDS encoding sensor histidine kinase translates to MNWFDAARISERAVFRGLVAGFALVLALLGLAGLVAVRGTRAIEADAAEVGREQIAMARLLNEVQAGQHAMAAILHQLAPGLEIGDHAKLVSELAAADRALSHAAAAAATSPEAPRWRELEKAGRAFSDQVRLAIESRGPRTPARTARLFDLHDRLVDVEQDLLVASEERMKYSERRIEAESRQLASQSRLLLGTCLVLAAICAIITIHFARTSIRKIERQANELSRVSWHMLQSQESLARRFSHELHDELGQSLAAVKANLSAGGSASWNERRADCIHLVDSAIANVRELSQLLHPVILDDFGLDAGLRWLTDGFEQRTGIATSYISDFRGRLDDEVETHLFRIAQEALTNAARHSGATAVRVTLARVAPGVQMTIEDNGRGLARGDSDENRPSLGLVGMRARAKEIGAVLAFGVPNGGGVRIEVDLPTPRRIEEKDAEPEKTHIAGR, encoded by the coding sequence TCGACGCGGCCCGCATCTCGGAGCGGGCCGTGTTTCGCGGACTCGTCGCCGGGTTTGCGCTTGTCCTTGCGCTTCTCGGCCTCGCCGGCCTGGTCGCCGTGCGAGGGACGCGCGCCATTGAGGCCGACGCCGCCGAAGTGGGCCGCGAGCAAATCGCCATGGCCCGCCTGCTCAACGAAGTGCAGGCCGGGCAGCACGCCATGGCCGCCATCCTCCACCAGCTCGCGCCCGGACTCGAGATCGGGGACCACGCCAAACTCGTCAGCGAGCTCGCCGCCGCCGACCGCGCGCTCAGCCACGCCGCCGCGGCGGCCGCGACAAGCCCCGAAGCGCCGCGTTGGCGCGAACTTGAAAAGGCCGGCCGAGCTTTCTCCGACCAAGTTCGCCTCGCCATCGAAAGCCGCGGCCCCCGCACGCCGGCGCGCACGGCGCGCCTGTTCGATCTCCACGACCGTCTCGTCGATGTCGAGCAGGACCTCCTTGTCGCCTCCGAGGAGCGCATGAAGTACAGCGAGCGCCGCATCGAAGCCGAATCGCGCCAGCTCGCCTCGCAATCCCGCCTCCTGCTCGGCACGTGTCTCGTCCTCGCCGCCATCTGCGCTATCATCACCATCCACTTCGCCCGCACCAGCATCCGCAAGATCGAACGGCAGGCGAACGAATTGAGCCGCGTCTCGTGGCACATGCTCCAAAGCCAGGAATCGCTCGCGCGGCGCTTCAGCCACGAACTGCACGACGAACTCGGCCAGTCCCTCGCGGCCGTCAAGGCCAATCTCAGCGCCGGCGGCTCGGCCAGTTGGAACGAACGCCGCGCGGATTGCATTCATCTCGTCGACTCCGCCATCGCCAACGTGCGCGAACTCTCCCAGCTCCTCCACCCAGTGATCCTCGACGACTTCGGCCTCGACGCCGGACTCCGCTGGCTCACCGACGGCTTCGAACAGCGCACCGGCATCGCCACCTCCTACATCTCCGATTTCCGCGGCCGCCTCGACGACGAAGTCGAAACACACCTGTTCCGCATCGCGCAGGAAGCGCTCACCAACGCTGCCCGCCACTCCGGCGCTACCGCCGTCCGGGTGACGCTCGCCCGCGTTGCGCCAGGCGTCCAGATGACCATTGAGGACAACGGCCGCGGCCTCGCGCGCGGCGACAGCGACGAAAACCGGCCCTCTCTCGGCCTGGTGGGCATGCGCGCCCGCGCCAAGGAGATCGGTGCGGTGCTCGCCTTCGGCGTCCCCAACGGCGGCGGCGTCCGGATCGAAGTGGACCTGCCCACGCCGAGGCGGATCGAAGAGAAAGATGCAGAGCCCGAGAAAACGCATATTGCTGGCCGATGA